The following proteins come from a genomic window of Flavobacteriaceae bacterium MAR_2010_188:
- a CDS encoding 3-isopropylmalate dehydrogenase, with translation MKLNIAVLPGDGIGPEVTEEAIKVLKAIAMEFEHTFLFKYGKVGAVAIDSTGDPLPDRTLTLCKKSDAVLFGSIGHPKYDNDPSAKVRPEQGLLKLRKELGLFANIRPVKAYNSLLAKSPLKREIVKDTDINIFRELTGGIYFGEKILSEDGKYASDLCSYNEEEISRITHLAFKSAQTRKNKVTLVDKANVLETSRLWRKVVNEIREKHYPEVKFDMLFVDNAAMQMVLNPTQFDVILTENMFGDIISDEASVIGGSIGLLASASVGDKYALFEPIHGSFPQATGKGIANPLASILSAAMLLEHFKLFEEAELIREAVEKSLKLSISTPDLNTKYGTISTSKVGDFIEDFISNPHDSNLNFTNIHLGQSTII, from the coding sequence ATGAAATTAAATATTGCTGTTTTACCTGGAGATGGAATCGGTCCTGAAGTGACCGAAGAAGCGATAAAAGTCCTAAAGGCAATAGCCATGGAGTTTGAGCATACATTTCTATTTAAATATGGAAAAGTCGGCGCTGTCGCTATCGATAGTACTGGGGACCCTTTACCGGATAGGACCCTTACACTTTGTAAAAAAAGTGATGCGGTACTTTTTGGTTCAATCGGTCATCCAAAATACGACAACGACCCGTCTGCCAAAGTTAGGCCAGAACAAGGACTTTTAAAACTGAGAAAAGAACTTGGGCTTTTCGCTAATATCAGGCCAGTTAAAGCATATAACAGCTTGCTGGCAAAGTCACCTTTAAAACGCGAAATCGTTAAGGATACGGATATAAATATTTTTCGGGAGTTGACCGGAGGTATCTATTTTGGAGAAAAGATTTTATCGGAAGATGGAAAATATGCGTCTGACCTTTGCTCATATAACGAAGAGGAAATCAGCCGAATTACCCATCTCGCATTTAAATCTGCCCAGACGAGAAAAAACAAAGTGACCTTAGTCGATAAAGCGAATGTGCTTGAAACTTCTCGTTTGTGGAGAAAAGTAGTGAATGAAATTAGGGAAAAGCACTATCCTGAGGTTAAGTTTGATATGCTTTTTGTGGATAATGCAGCCATGCAAATGGTCCTAAACCCGACTCAATTTGATGTGATTTTAACCGAGAATATGTTTGGCGATATCATTTCTGATGAAGCGAGCGTTATTGGCGGTTCAATTGGGCTTTTAGCATCAGCTTCGGTCGGTGATAAGTATGCATTGTTTGAGCCGATTCATGGCTCCTTTCCGCAAGCAACCGGAAAGGGCATTGCGAATCCGTTGGCCTCGATTTTATCCGCTGCAATGCTTTTAGAACACTTTAAATTATTTGAAGAAGCAGAATTAATTAGGGAAGCTGTAGAAAAATCCCTAAAACTAAGCATTTCTACTCCAGACCTTAATACAAAATACGGAACTATTTCGACCAGTAAAGTGGGTGATTTTATAGAGGATTTTATTTCTAATCCTCACGATTCTAATCTAAACTTCACCAACATTCACTTGGGACAATCCACTATTATTTAA